From the genome of Malus sylvestris chromosome 6, drMalSylv7.2, whole genome shotgun sequence, one region includes:
- the LOC126626850 gene encoding U-box domain-containing protein 52-like: MEDEDYVPMEAKDFYKIYVKAGALSPEIVKNPEIQEEDSESPNFTESTSKHVVVNDVYVAVGKDDTDVLKWTLENAASSGSTRVFLVHVFPPVTHVPTPVGRLARSQLNDDQVRLYVKEESNKRSNLMQKYVNLCNDAKVTAETILLESNCTEKSIVELIPVLSITHLVIGTKRHSRPARKQLLLGEFVKNNAPDFCEVSIVHKGNKVEVNHQVDGPTTPENTRHFEKTLLFSCFPVRGKAKIS; encoded by the exons ATGGAAGACGAAGATTATGTTCCGATGGAAGCCAAGGATTTTTACAAGATTTACGTTAAGGCAGGCGCGTTGTCGCCCGAGATTGTGAAGAATCCGGAGATACAAGAAGAGGATAGCGAGAGTCCTAATTTCACAGAAAGTACTAGCAAACATGTAGTCGTCAACGATGTTTATGTTGCTGTTGGCAAAGATGACACAGATGTTCTGAAATGGACGCTTGAGAATGCTGCTTCCTCCGGTAGTACTCGAGTTTTTCTTGTCCATGTCTTCCCTCCGGTCACCCACGTCCCCACACCCG TTGGAAGGTTAGCAAGGAGCCAATTAAACGACGATCAAGTGCGATTATATGTTAAAGAAGAGAGTAACAAGAGGAGTAACCTCATGCAGAAATACGTGAACTTGTGCAATGATGCCAAG GTAACTGCGGAAACAATACTCCTCGAGAGCAATTGCACAGAAAAATCAATTGTTGAACTTATTCCTGTTCTTAGCATTACTCACCTTGTCATAGGAACAAAAAGGCATTCAAG GCCAGCGAGAAAACAATTGTTGTTAGGGGAATTTGTCAAGAACAATGCACCGGACTTTTGTGAGGTTAGCATCGTTCATAAAGGCAATAAGGTGGAGGTCAATCATCAAGTAGATGGTCCAACAACGCCAGAAAATACTCGTCACTTTGAAAAAACCCTTCTCTTTTCATGCTTTCCAG TTCGCGGGAAGGCCAAGATTTCTTAA